One region of Magnetococcus sp. PR-3 genomic DNA includes:
- a CDS encoding methyl-accepting chemotaxis protein has translation MLSKLKLKHKLVLLLVPSMVGLFYFALMGVMDKNRMVSQTDQVGQLAELAVGMSGLVHELQKERGMTAGFVKSKGVAFKNELPSQRNNADDKAKALTGLIAGVDLTMYGQAFTQDLNRLMQDVQTRSDIRRSVDRLTIPAKKAIGFYTQVNGRFIDLIANITRFSSDSKLTTLSLGYVNLLLAKERAGVERAVLAGAFAGDAISTAGYTKFVSLVSAQKSYLIGFKRYAPLDIIQFYQTVMDHRDVQETERLRKIVMSKSSQFGVDTKAWFKVQTSKINRLKQVEDKLNHGLLDTTTQLHDNATSDLMFYVIILLVVVLVAIFMVIRIVQQILYQIGGEPDQVCAMVVRVAEGDLTIHQGHNFHATGILASTIGMAEQLNGMMRQVQRIVEQLSDAARELDTVAEEMNQGTGDMRERAKVVANSAQQMTDELSGLSTSTQEASSRLDRAADAAQDTNNNLTTIAAAAEEASVNLSTVASATEEASTSMASVNQAASQTNESVASVNAAVRGISMALEGIRTQCNGAKKASQTARERASGSTEVMDQLVASAREVGKVVEVINSIAEQTNMLALNASIESAGAGEAGKGFAVVANEVKELASQTAEATQMIGQRLDEIRSNSDRVVQVTRDVNADIERIDQATEEIVQAVEEQGFTVQDIAVSMATAAEQTDEVNNRVAESTSGMNEVAHNVTELSQGISEVTQNVSVASAGVQDMTQNVVDVARQEGENVGLLAEAVVEAKNTSDSMQGMSSTIQQLDTLGHTVKDRSGQSLTLSQELHTILEKFKL, from the coding sequence ATGCTGAGCAAATTAAAATTGAAACATAAATTGGTACTACTTTTGGTCCCTTCCATGGTTGGACTTTTCTATTTTGCGCTTATGGGCGTTATGGATAAGAACCGCATGGTTAGCCAGACTGATCAGGTTGGTCAGTTGGCTGAGTTGGCTGTGGGTATGAGTGGCCTAGTGCATGAGCTGCAAAAAGAGCGGGGCATGACTGCGGGCTTTGTGAAGAGTAAGGGTGTCGCTTTTAAAAACGAGTTGCCCTCACAACGTAACAATGCAGATGATAAAGCCAAAGCATTGACAGGATTAATAGCGGGTGTTGATCTGACCATGTATGGTCAGGCATTTACCCAAGATCTTAATCGGCTTATGCAAGATGTACAGACCCGTAGTGATATTCGCCGCAGTGTCGATCGGTTAACCATTCCGGCAAAAAAAGCCATTGGCTTTTATACACAGGTTAATGGGCGGTTTATTGATCTCATTGCCAACATCACCCGTTTTAGTTCGGACTCCAAATTAACAACTCTCTCCCTAGGTTATGTTAATCTGCTTTTGGCCAAAGAGCGTGCGGGTGTTGAACGTGCGGTGTTGGCGGGTGCTTTTGCTGGGGATGCAATCTCCACAGCAGGCTACACCAAATTTGTCTCTCTGGTGTCGGCTCAAAAGAGCTATTTGATCGGTTTTAAGCGGTATGCACCTTTAGATATCATTCAGTTCTATCAAACGGTCATGGACCACAGAGATGTGCAAGAGACCGAGCGTCTGCGCAAAATTGTGATGTCCAAGAGCAGCCAATTTGGTGTGGACACCAAAGCGTGGTTTAAGGTGCAAACCAGTAAGATCAACCGCCTCAAGCAGGTGGAAGATAAACTGAACCATGGGCTGCTCGATACCACCACACAACTGCATGATAATGCCACATCAGATTTAATGTTCTATGTGATCATTCTATTGGTGGTTGTTTTGGTGGCCATCTTTATGGTGATCCGTATTGTCCAGCAGATCCTCTATCAAATTGGTGGTGAACCCGATCAGGTTTGCGCCATGGTGGTTCGCGTGGCAGAGGGTGACCTGACCATTCATCAAGGGCACAATTTTCATGCAACGGGTATTTTGGCCTCTACCATCGGTATGGCTGAACAGCTTAATGGTATGATGCGTCAAGTCCAAAGGATTGTTGAGCAGCTCAGTGATGCCGCCCGAGAGCTGGATACCGTTGCTGAAGAGATGAATCAAGGTACCGGTGATATGCGTGAGCGGGCCAAAGTGGTTGCCAACAGTGCCCAACAGATGACCGATGAGCTTAGTGGACTCTCTACATCCACCCAAGAAGCCAGTAGCCGCTTAGACCGTGCGGCAGATGCTGCCCAGGATACCAACAATAACCTCACCACCATTGCTGCTGCTGCAGAAGAAGCCAGTGTGAACCTAAGTACGGTGGCCAGTGCGACAGAAGAGGCCAGTACCAGTATGGCTTCGGTTAATCAAGCCGCATCGCAAACCAATGAGAGTGTGGCCAGTGTTAACGCTGCTGTACGGGGTATTAGCATGGCGTTGGAAGGAATCCGCACCCAATGCAACGGTGCTAAAAAGGCTTCACAAACGGCACGGGAACGCGCTTCTGGTAGTACAGAGGTTATGGACCAATTGGTCGCTTCTGCCCGTGAAGTGGGTAAAGTGGTCGAGGTCATTAACTCCATTGCCGAACAGACCAACATGCTGGCGTTGAATGCTTCGATTGAATCAGCCGGTGCTGGTGAAGCAGGTAAAGGTTTTGCGGTGGTGGCCAATGAGGTCAAAGAGCTGGCCAGCCAGACCGCTGAAGCGACCCAAATGATCGGTCAACGTCTGGATGAGATCCGTAGCAACAGTGATCGAGTGGTTCAGGTTACTCGGGATGTGAATGCTGATATTGAACGCATTGACCAAGCTACCGAAGAGATTGTACAAGCGGTTGAGGAGCAAGGCTTTACCGTTCAAGACATTGCGGTGTCCATGGCCACCGCTGCCGAACAGACCGATGAGGTGAATAACCGCGTCGCGGAGTCTACATCGGGTATGAACGAAGTGGCGCACAATGTGACGGAGCTTTCTCAGGGTATTAGTGAAGTGACCCAGAATGTATCGGTTGCCTCTGCAGGTGTTCAGGATATGACCCAAAATGTGGTGGATGTTGCCCGGCAAGAAGGGGAAAATGTGGGGCTGTTGGCTGAAGCTGTGGTGGAAGCCAAAAATACATCTGATTCCATGCAAGGCATGAGCAGTACCATTCAGCAGCTGGATACACTGGGCCATACGGTGAAAGATCGCTCCGGACAATCTTTGACCCTCTCCCAAGAACTGCACACAATCTTGGAAAAATTTAAGCTATAA
- a CDS encoding ammonium transporter: MMLLSSRLVRALPLAALLLIIPQIGFAAEDVLDKSDTAWILTTTALVLFMTLPGLALFYGGLVRTKNILSILMQCFAIACLVSVLWLAGGYSLAFDGGNAFIGTLDKAFFSGMTLDTINGTLPEGVFAGFQMTFAIITPALVIGGFAERIRFSVILPFTTLWLLLVYIPVCHWVWGGGWMSEAGVMDFAGGVVVHITAGVAALVAALVLGPRNGFQKTVMFPHNLTMTYAGAAMLWVGWFGFNGGSALTADGAAGWAILATHMGAAAGSLAWMAMEWMRHGKPSVLGIVTGMVAGLGTVTPASGYISPFGGFMIGLIAGVVCYFATMLVKQKWKIDDSLDVFPVHGIGGIIGTLMTAIFAAPMFGGHGLESDAQMMGQLMTQAMAVVVTALYTGVVTWVIFKVISLFMTLRVTRDEETEGLDLVDHDERGYNL, from the coding sequence ATGATGCTTTTATCATCACGTCTCGTCAGGGCTCTCCCCCTGGCCGCCCTTCTTTTGATCATTCCACAAATCGGTTTTGCAGCAGAAGATGTCTTGGATAAATCCGATACGGCATGGATTCTTACCACGACCGCATTGGTGCTGTTCATGACCCTACCTGGCTTGGCCCTGTTTTATGGAGGGTTGGTCCGCACCAAGAACATCCTCTCCATCTTAATGCAGTGTTTTGCCATTGCCTGTTTGGTTTCGGTTCTTTGGTTGGCGGGTGGTTATAGCTTGGCCTTTGATGGTGGAAACGCCTTTATCGGTACGCTAGATAAAGCTTTCTTCTCCGGTATGACTCTGGATACCATCAATGGAACTCTGCCTGAAGGGGTATTCGCTGGTTTCCAAATGACCTTTGCCATTATTACCCCCGCACTGGTTATCGGTGGTTTTGCTGAGCGTATCCGCTTTAGTGTCATCCTGCCCTTCACAACCCTGTGGTTACTGCTGGTGTACATCCCGGTTTGTCACTGGGTATGGGGTGGCGGTTGGATGAGTGAAGCTGGTGTGATGGATTTTGCCGGTGGGGTGGTGGTCCATATCACCGCAGGTGTGGCAGCGCTGGTTGCTGCATTGGTTTTAGGTCCACGTAATGGCTTCCAAAAAACCGTGATGTTCCCCCATAACTTGACCATGACCTACGCAGGTGCAGCCATGTTGTGGGTGGGTTGGTTTGGGTTTAACGGTGGCTCTGCACTAACAGCAGATGGTGCCGCAGGTTGGGCCATTTTAGCGACCCATATGGGTGCTGCAGCAGGCTCCCTGGCATGGATGGCGATGGAGTGGATGCGCCACGGTAAGCCCAGTGTGCTGGGTATTGTGACCGGTATGGTTGCAGGTCTGGGTACGGTTACACCAGCCTCAGGATATATCAGCCCCTTTGGTGGGTTTATGATTGGTCTTATTGCCGGTGTGGTCTGCTATTTTGCAACCATGTTGGTTAAGCAGAAGTGGAAAATTGATGACTCCCTGGATGTTTTCCCCGTGCACGGTATTGGTGGCATTATTGGTACACTGATGACGGCCATCTTTGCGGCCCCTATGTTTGGTGGCCACGGGCTGGAGTCTGACGCACAAATGATGGGTCAGCTCATGACCCAGGCAATGGCTGTGGTGGTGACGGCACTCTATACCGGTGTTGTGACATGGGTGATCTTTAAGGTGATCAGCCTGTTCATGACCCTGCGTGTGACCCGGGATGAAGAGACCGAGGGTCTTGATCTGGTTGATCACGACGAACGGGGTTATAACCTCTAA
- the pheA gene encoding prephenate dehydratase: MSNDPIDLNPTNLVELRDGIDAIDDRVHDLLMKRAELVVKVGELKGQGPAGTPFYRPEREAQIHRRLEARHQGHMPMEAVHRIFREIISASLNLEKQLSVAYLGPEATFTHEAALKQFGSAFTMFPVRTIAEVFHEVEIGRANFGVVPVENSSEGAVIHTLDRFVQSPLNVCGEVMMAVEHNLLSKERSYDDIQVVYGHFRALDQCAQWIAHYLPKAKRVEASSTADAAEKARQEPHTAAICGPFAANRDELSVIAEHIEDKARLENRFLVVGKESPSPSGADKTSIMVSFLDDPGFLHRILGVFSEHNINLTRIESRPTQERAWDYLFFIDMEGHRQDKAVAHALDMLSAISGVSMKILGSYPQRAL; encoded by the coding sequence ATGTCCAATGACCCCATAGATCTCAACCCCACCAACCTGGTGGAACTGCGTGATGGTATTGATGCCATTGATGATCGCGTCCATGATCTGCTCATGAAACGGGCAGAATTGGTGGTCAAGGTCGGTGAACTCAAAGGCCAAGGACCTGCGGGCACCCCTTTTTATCGTCCTGAGCGCGAAGCACAAATACACCGCCGCCTAGAAGCTAGGCATCAGGGGCATATGCCCATGGAGGCGGTACATCGTATCTTTAGAGAGATTATCTCAGCCTCCCTGAATTTGGAAAAACAGCTTTCGGTGGCCTATCTGGGCCCAGAGGCAACCTTTACCCATGAAGCAGCCCTTAAACAGTTTGGCTCCGCTTTTACCATGTTCCCGGTACGAACCATTGCTGAGGTGTTTCATGAGGTGGAGATCGGTCGCGCCAACTTTGGTGTGGTACCGGTAGAGAACTCCTCAGAAGGTGCAGTGATCCATACCCTGGACCGGTTTGTTCAATCGCCACTCAATGTCTGTGGGGAAGTGATGATGGCTGTTGAGCATAATCTGCTCTCTAAAGAACGCAGCTATGATGATATTCAGGTGGTCTATGGCCACTTCCGCGCTTTGGATCAGTGTGCCCAATGGATTGCCCACTATTTACCCAAAGCCAAACGGGTTGAAGCATCATCCACGGCAGATGCGGCAGAAAAAGCCCGACAGGAACCCCACACGGCGGCCATTTGTGGCCCCTTTGCGGCCAATCGGGATGAGCTGTCGGTGATTGCTGAACATATTGAGGATAAAGCCCGCCTGGAAAATCGTTTTTTGGTGGTGGGTAAAGAGAGCCCGTCACCATCAGGGGCAGACAAGACCAGTATTATGGTCTCCTTTTTGGATGACCCTGGCTTTTTGCACCGTATTCTTGGGGTCTTCTCGGAGCACAACATCAATTTGACCCGTATTGAATCCCGCCCCACCCAAGAGCGAGCTTGGGATTATCTGTTCTTTATTGATATGGAGGGGCACCGTCAGGATAAAGCCGTGGCCCACGCGCTGGATATGCTATCTGCCATTTCCGGTGTTTCTATGAAGATTCTTGGCTCCTACCCCCAACGCGCACTGTAG
- a CDS encoding prephenate dehydrogenase, which translates to MSFLIKRLTLIGVGLMGASLAQALRKKDLVGEIVGVDRSRASLEYALENGIIDRAETQPARGVHDATLVLIATPVSTVVSMVEDCAPGLANGAVVTDVGSVKGKIVEQCEALMPEGCTFVGGHPIAGREHSGVEASLASLFDGSRIILTPSETTPRPAIELVTEMWESVGASVENMEPHWHDQVLAATSHLPHLMAYNVVNTLSDLEDHLRSEVFRYAASGFRDFTRIASSDPTMWRDICLENKDAILTILDRFKHDLEKLTKRVEEEDADGLYGIFARSKDTRARILQENKVLRGE; encoded by the coding sequence ATGTCTTTTCTGATTAAACGACTCACCTTGATCGGTGTGGGATTAATGGGGGCCTCTCTGGCCCAAGCCCTACGCAAAAAGGATCTGGTGGGCGAGATCGTCGGTGTGGATCGCAGCCGGGCTTCTTTAGAGTATGCTTTGGAAAATGGCATTATTGACCGGGCAGAAACCCAACCTGCCCGTGGTGTACACGATGCCACCCTGGTGCTGATCGCTACCCCGGTCTCTACCGTAGTCTCTATGGTTGAGGATTGTGCGCCTGGCTTAGCCAACGGTGCTGTTGTGACCGATGTAGGCTCTGTGAAGGGTAAAATTGTTGAGCAGTGTGAAGCATTGATGCCCGAAGGTTGTACCTTTGTGGGGGGGCACCCTATTGCTGGCCGGGAACATTCGGGTGTTGAGGCCTCTTTAGCCTCCTTATTTGATGGCTCACGCATCATTCTCACCCCCAGCGAGACCACACCACGTCCGGCCATAGAGCTGGTGACGGAGATGTGGGAATCGGTCGGGGCCAGTGTAGAGAACATGGAACCCCACTGGCATGATCAAGTGTTGGCGGCAACCAGCCACTTACCGCACTTGATGGCCTACAACGTGGTTAACACGTTATCGGATCTTGAGGATCATCTGCGTAGTGAGGTGTTTCGTTACGCAGCCAGTGGCTTTCGGGACTTTACCCGTATTGCCTCCTCCGACCCCACCATGTGGCGGGATATCTGTTTGGAGAACAAGGATGCTATTTTAACCATCCTGGATCGTTTTAAGCACGATCTTGAAAAATTGACCAAACGGGTTGAAGAGGAAGATGCCGATGGACTGTATGGCATTTTTGCCCGGTCTAAGGATACCCGAGCCCGCATTCTACAAGAGAACAAGGTGCTACGGGGTGAGTAA
- the aroA gene encoding 3-phosphoshikimate 1-carboxyvinyltransferase codes for MSSTQSGRTIRSGTAHSLSGTIRPAADKSISHRSIIFGSLAEGQTHVQGLLEGEDVLRTVDAFRAMGVPIDRLGDGEYRIEGQGLDGLKEPEDILDMGNSGTAMRLLCGLLASQPFYSILTGDGSLRGRPMGRVVKPLTKMGARIRGRDGGRLAPLTIEGTELIPITYTSPIASAQVKSAIILAGLNTAGETTVIEPAVSRDHTERMLTAFGAEVERDGNKVTVEGWPDLEGQEIDVPADISAATFPMVAALITPGSDIVLENVGMNPTRTGILDLLLAMGGQIERLNEREIGGEPVADLRIRYSDLKGIEIDPAVVPRAIDEFPAFFVAAALADGQTLVHGAEELRVKESDRITAMADGLKAFGATIEERPDGAVITGNPEGLAGGATVDSHTDHRIAMSLLVAGLRCKESVLVERCDNINTSFPGFSELMNSLGFQLEDLPHG; via the coding sequence ATGTCCAGCACCCAATCTGGTCGTACCATCCGTAGTGGCACCGCACATTCATTGTCGGGGACCATCCGCCCTGCGGCGGATAAATCTATCTCCCATCGTTCCATTATTTTTGGTTCATTGGCGGAAGGGCAGACCCACGTCCAGGGCCTGCTTGAGGGAGAAGATGTCTTGCGCACGGTCGATGCCTTCCGTGCCATGGGTGTGCCCATTGACCGGCTTGGGGATGGTGAATACCGCATTGAAGGACAAGGCTTGGATGGCTTAAAAGAGCCAGAGGATATCCTGGATATGGGTAACTCTGGAACCGCCATGCGTCTGCTCTGCGGCCTACTGGCCAGCCAACCCTTTTATTCTATCTTAACGGGTGATGGCTCCCTGCGGGGTCGACCCATGGGTCGTGTGGTCAAGCCCTTAACCAAGATGGGGGCTCGTATTCGGGGTCGTGATGGTGGCCGCTTGGCCCCTTTGACCATTGAAGGTACCGAGCTTATTCCCATTACCTATACCAGCCCCATTGCCTCAGCACAGGTCAAATCAGCCATTATTCTGGCGGGGTTGAATACTGCGGGTGAAACCACGGTTATTGAACCAGCTGTCAGCCGGGACCATACCGAACGCATGCTAACCGCCTTTGGGGCCGAGGTGGAGCGTGATGGCAACAAGGTCACTGTAGAAGGGTGGCCCGACCTGGAAGGACAGGAGATTGATGTACCCGCTGATATCTCTGCGGCAACCTTCCCCATGGTGGCCGCCCTGATCACACCAGGGTCAGATATTGTGCTAGAGAATGTCGGCATGAACCCAACCCGTACCGGTATTTTGGATCTGCTGCTGGCCATGGGTGGTCAGATTGAGCGCCTGAATGAACGGGAAATTGGTGGTGAACCAGTGGCAGATTTGCGGATTCGCTATTCAGATCTAAAAGGAATTGAGATCGACCCTGCCGTCGTGCCCCGTGCCATTGATGAATTCCCCGCTTTTTTTGTTGCCGCGGCTCTGGCTGATGGACAAACGTTGGTGCATGGTGCGGAAGAGCTGCGGGTTAAGGAGAGCGACCGCATTACCGCCATGGCCGATGGTCTGAAAGCATTTGGCGCAACCATTGAGGAGCGTCCTGATGGGGCAGTGATTACCGGCAACCCCGAAGGTTTGGCCGGCGGGGCAACGGTCGACTCCCACACCGATCACCGTATTGCCATGAGTCTGTTGGTGGCAGGACTGCGTTGTAAGGAGTCGGTTTTGGTTGAGCGGTGCGATAACATTAACACCTCCTTCCCCGGTTTTTCAGAGCTCATGAACAGCCTTGGCTTTCAGTTAGAGGATCTGCCCCATGGCTAA
- the cmk gene encoding (d)CMP kinase, whose translation MANRMRLAVDGPAGAGKGTICRAIANRFELAYLDTGAIYRAVGLHALDTNNRDEAALAQWATAMDFRFEVDNQGQARAYLDNQEVTARLRDEKVGESASHVAAMPSVRRALLDFQRNYGNPQSVILDGRDVGTVVLPDADLKVFLTASLEARAERRTLELQAKGESVSIGEIRSRIEERDARDRNRATAPLAAAPDAQTVDTTYLSQTESIETVARLVAELMPSSTST comes from the coding sequence ATGGCTAACCGTATGCGTCTTGCTGTGGATGGCCCTGCTGGGGCCGGTAAAGGTACCATCTGCCGGGCCATTGCCAACCGTTTTGAACTCGCCTACCTGGATACGGGGGCCATTTACCGCGCCGTTGGACTACACGCCTTGGACACCAACAACCGGGATGAAGCTGCTCTGGCTCAGTGGGCCACAGCCATGGATTTTCGTTTTGAAGTGGATAACCAAGGCCAGGCCCGTGCCTACCTGGACAACCAGGAGGTCACCGCACGCTTAAGGGATGAAAAGGTGGGGGAATCAGCCTCCCACGTTGCAGCCATGCCCAGCGTACGCCGTGCTTTGCTGGATTTTCAACGCAACTATGGCAACCCCCAATCGGTTATTTTAGATGGCCGTGATGTGGGTACGGTTGTGCTGCCGGATGCTGACTTAAAGGTCTTTTTGACCGCCTCTTTAGAAGCACGTGCCGAAAGGCGTACTTTGGAGTTGCAAGCCAAAGGCGAGTCTGTTAGCATTGGCGAGATTAGGAGCCGTATAGAAGAGCGTGATGCCAGGGATCGTAACCGGGCTACCGCACCTTTGGCGGCTGCGCCGGATGCCCAAACCGTCGATACGACCTACCTCAGCCAAACAGAGAGTATCGAGACGGTGGCGCGGCTGGTAGCTGAGTTGATGCCATCTTCAACCAGCACTTAA
- the rpsA gene encoding 30S ribosomal protein S1 encodes MTDDQILDEIADEDFEALLEESFSKGVGREGSVVTGTIIQREGDEFIIDVGLKSEGRLTIREFYDAEGQLPVGVGDSVDVFVERCEDQNGLAVLSREKAKREEAWVLLEQAFNDEKTVEGRIMGKVKGGYTVDLGGLAAFLPGSQVDVRPVHDISRLQEETQPFDILKMDRRRGNIVVSRRTVIEKHRENARSALLETLHEGMILDGIVKNITDYGAFVDLGGLDGLLHITDMSWKRVKHPSAVVNVGDTVTVQVIKFNSDTQRISLGMKQLLTDPWEGIGAKYPAGAKFSGHVTNITDYGAFVELEPGVEGLAHVSELTWTKKNIHPSKILEVNQEVDVMVLDVDADRRRISLGIKQCQENPWEAFATSHPVGAMVKGEIKNITEFGLFVGLDGDIDGLVHLSDITWDTNAGEEVLKEYQKGQEVEAMVLSLDPEKERISLGLKQAQPDDWGQWVEANPKGNVVHGKVKEVLSSGVLVQLADDVDGHIRKAEFSQDDRDGAKLTVDTEVECRVMQVDRQKRKISLSIKAMEVQQEREAIKEYASDTNSGATSSLGEALSQALEKANASE; translated from the coding sequence GTGACTGACGATCAGATTCTTGATGAAATTGCAGATGAGGATTTTGAAGCTCTGTTGGAAGAGTCCTTTAGTAAAGGTGTGGGCCGTGAAGGTTCCGTCGTTACTGGGACGATCATCCAGCGTGAAGGTGATGAGTTTATCATCGATGTGGGCTTGAAGTCCGAAGGACGCCTCACGATCCGTGAATTCTACGACGCCGAAGGTCAGCTCCCCGTAGGTGTGGGCGACTCTGTCGACGTTTTTGTTGAGCGTTGCGAAGACCAAAATGGTCTGGCCGTTCTGAGCCGTGAAAAAGCTAAGCGCGAAGAGGCCTGGGTGCTTCTGGAGCAAGCTTTCAACGACGAGAAGACCGTCGAAGGTCGTATCATGGGCAAGGTCAAGGGTGGTTACACCGTCGACCTGGGCGGCTTGGCTGCCTTCCTACCTGGTTCTCAGGTGGATGTACGCCCTGTACACGACATTTCACGTCTGCAAGAAGAGACCCAGCCTTTCGATATCCTGAAAATGGACCGTCGTCGTGGCAACATCGTGGTTTCCCGTCGTACCGTTATCGAGAAGCATCGTGAAAATGCACGCTCCGCTCTGCTGGAGACCCTGCATGAGGGCATGATCCTCGACGGTATCGTCAAGAACATCACCGACTACGGTGCGTTCGTTGACTTGGGTGGTCTGGACGGATTGCTGCACATCACTGACATGTCCTGGAAGCGTGTGAAGCATCCTTCCGCCGTGGTCAATGTTGGTGACACGGTGACCGTGCAGGTAATAAAGTTCAACTCCGACACCCAGCGCATCTCCTTGGGTATGAAGCAACTGCTGACCGATCCTTGGGAAGGCATTGGTGCCAAGTACCCCGCCGGCGCCAAGTTCAGCGGTCACGTCACCAACATCACCGACTACGGTGCTTTTGTTGAGCTGGAGCCTGGTGTTGAAGGTTTGGCACACGTATCCGAACTGACCTGGACCAAGAAGAACATCCACCCCTCCAAGATCCTGGAAGTCAATCAGGAAGTGGACGTGATGGTTCTGGATGTCGACGCCGATCGTCGTCGTATCTCCTTGGGTATCAAGCAGTGCCAGGAGAATCCTTGGGAAGCCTTCGCAACCAGCCACCCTGTCGGTGCCATGGTTAAAGGCGAGATCAAGAACATCACCGAATTCGGCCTGTTTGTGGGTCTGGATGGGGACATCGATGGTCTGGTGCACCTCTCCGACATCACTTGGGACACCAATGCTGGCGAAGAGGTACTCAAAGAGTACCAAAAGGGCCAGGAAGTGGAAGCCATGGTGCTTTCCTTGGATCCCGAAAAAGAGCGTATCTCTCTGGGCCTGAAGCAAGCTCAGCCTGACGATTGGGGCCAGTGGGTTGAAGCCAACCCCAAAGGCAACGTTGTTCACGGTAAAGTGAAAGAGGTTCTCAGCTCTGGTGTACTGGTACAACTGGCTGATGATGTCGATGGTCACATCCGTAAAGCTGAGTTCTCTCAGGATGACCGTGATGGCGCCAAGCTGACCGTAGATACTGAAGTTGAGTGTCGTGTCATGCAGGTTGATCGTCAGAAGCGCAAAATCTCTCTCTCCATCAAAGCGATGGAAGTGCAGCAAGAGCGTGAAGCGATCAAAGAGTACGCCAGCGACACCAACAGTGGCGCAACCAGCAGCCTGGGTGAAGCTCTGAGCCAGGCTCTGGAAAAGGCCAATGCTTCTGAGTAA
- a CDS encoding glycosyltransferase family 4 protein codes for MSPTKHPYKVAYVAAVDLPDNRRAHAMQMLKNGQAWSQCVTDFEFVTNVWRSNMKRLTPENMASFYGLTHPFKITGLPVRRFELSQRAWVRELYFSMAAWRCKLRGLDFVYTRSYQLLRHSLKRGLPTIVETHSPPGRTPEIDAMLSLTHEANFVALTTISEPLAQMYRDFGVPKEKVMVLPDGVDLERFEAAHTIQEARTKLGLPQDQVIGTYVGHLYDGRGIDTMLEAAKQKPEVLFLIVGGYPKDIERWQAVVSAMGLNNIRFEGFVANDQVPLYLWAGDFLMMPYGQGCATKDWMSPLKLFEYMAAGRAIISSDFPILREVLADGKNGLLFEPDDGAGLAQAMTRVMEDTPMRQAMGEAALKEVAQYSWVKRVEKVIEHFEAWQA; via the coding sequence ATGTCCCCAACCAAACATCCTTATAAAGTTGCCTATGTTGCGGCGGTTGATCTGCCAGATAACCGCCGGGCCCATGCCATGCAGATGCTCAAAAATGGTCAGGCTTGGTCCCAATGTGTGACAGACTTTGAATTTGTCACCAATGTGTGGCGCTCTAATATGAAGCGGCTAACGCCTGAGAATATGGCGTCCTTTTATGGTTTGACCCACCCTTTTAAAATTACCGGTCTACCGGTACGCCGTTTTGAACTGTCCCAACGGGCTTGGGTGCGAGAACTCTATTTTTCTATGGCGGCATGGCGGTGCAAACTGCGGGGGTTGGATTTTGTTTATACACGCTCCTACCAACTGCTTCGGCATAGTCTAAAGCGGGGTTTGCCAACCATTGTAGAGACCCACAGCCCCCCAGGCCGTACCCCTGAGATTGATGCCATGCTTTCTCTGACCCATGAAGCCAACTTTGTGGCGTTAACCACCATCTCTGAACCCTTGGCCCAAATGTATCGGGATTTTGGTGTACCCAAAGAGAAGGTCATGGTCTTACCGGATGGGGTTGATCTGGAGCGGTTCGAAGCGGCTCACACCATACAGGAAGCACGGACCAAGTTGGGCTTGCCACAGGATCAGGTGATCGGTACCTATGTGGGGCATCTCTATGATGGCCGCGGTATTGATACCATGTTGGAAGCGGCCAAACAGAAACCCGAGGTACTTTTTCTCATTGTCGGAGGTTACCCAAAGGATATTGAGCGCTGGCAAGCTGTGGTGTCTGCAATGGGTTTAAACAACATCCGCTTTGAAGGGTTTGTGGCCAACGATCAGGTACCTCTCTATTTATGGGCAGGTGATTTTTTAATGATGCCCTATGGTCAGGGTTGTGCCACCAAAGATTGGATGTCTCCTTTAAAGCTGTTTGAGTATATGGCGGCCGGGCGTGCCATTATTTCATCCGATTTTCCTATTCTTCGTGAAGTTTTGGCCGATGGTAAAAATGGGCTGCTATTTGAACCTGATGATGGTGCTGGTTTGGCCCAAGCCATGACCCGTGTGATGGAGGATACACCCATGCGACAAGCCATGGGTGAGGCTGCACTCAAAGAGGTCGCTCAGTACAGTTGGGTGAAACGGGTTGAAAAGGTGATTGAACATTTTGAGGCATGGCAGGCTTAA